The DNA region TCTGGCGATAGGCGTGGCGATCCGAGAACAGCAGGGTCGCGATGGGGTGCGGCTGGATGTTGTCGCGAAAGCTCTTGGCGAGCCAACAGGCATCGCCCACCAGGAAGGTGGGCTGCGCGAGGCCTGGTAAGAACAGGCCCACGTGACCGTCCGCATGCCCCGGCAGGGGCACCACCAGCACGCTGCCGTCGCCAAACGGATCGTGCGCCCGCTGGAAAGGAAGCAAGGCGTCCGGCAGGGCGCGCTCGCTGAAATCCTCCACGTAGCTCGCGCGCGCTTCCAGGTCCTTCGGCAACAGGTCAGGCAAGAATGCCTTGGCCAGGGCCCGGAACCCTCTTTTTCCGCGGATCGACTCATAACCCGCGCGCGCACAGACCACGCGTGCGTGGGGAAAGTCCGCGATTCCGGCGATGTGGTCCGCGTGAAAGTGGGAGATGAAGATGGTTTTGACCTCGGCTGCGTGGATGCCCAGCGCCTGCAACTGCGCCACGGCGGTTTGCTCTGGCCTCAGGGTGACGGGGGTGACGCGGGCGTACAACGAGTACGGGAAGTTGTCGCAACGCGTGAGAAACCGCCGAGCATAGCCGGCGTCAAAGAGCGCCACCCCGTGTTTGGGATGCACCATCACCCCCACCAGCGAAGGGAAACAAATTGGCCCGCGCCGTCCGCCGGCCAGCACCATGTGTTCGCTATGGGTGCAGTGCCCCGCGGCGATCACGAAGAAACGGAGGCTTGTTGGGCTTTCCACCAGCGTGCATACCTTTCTATGCCTTGTTCCAGACTGACGGTCGGCTCATAGCCGAGTTGCTGCCGGGCGGCGGTGAGATCAAGGGTCTGACTGGTGCCAAGCAATCCAACGGCATAGCGCGTCAAGACAGGCTCATTCCCCCCCCAGAGCCGTGCGCCGGTTTCCAGGCATCCTGCCAGCGTCAACGCCAAGGGCAAGGGAATTCTCAGTGGCTGGAACGGAATCCCCAGCGCGGCAAAGACTTGCTGCAAGAAGGGCAACACGGCGCGAGGTTCGCCGTTGGTGATGTTGTATTTGCCGCCCAGAGCCCCAGCTGGCGCGCGCTGACATTGCAACAACGCGGCCACCACGTTGTCGACATGGGTGACATCCACCTGCGCATCGCCGGAACCAAAGATGGGCAGGACCCCGCGGCGGGCAGCCCGAATCAGGCGTGGCATGATGGCGGTATCGCCTGGTCCAAAGATGCCACGCGGCCGGATCGTGATGACGGGCAAACCCTGTTCAAACGCGCGATCAATCTCGTTCTCGGCCAGGAACTTGGTCTGGGCGTAGGCGTTCACGAAGCGTGGGGGCAAGGGCTCGCTCTCGCGAATATTGAGGCGATCGGAGCCGGTGAAGTAGAGGCTCGGGGTGGACACGTGAATCAGGCGTTGGACGTGGTGCCGCCGGCAGCCTGCGATGACGTGGCGCGTGCCCAGCACGTTGGCGCGATGAAACGCAGCATAAGGTCCCCAGGGCGATGAGAGTGCCCCCGCGTGAAATACCGTGTCCTGGCCTGCGCAGGCGGCGACCACCGCCGCCTCGTCGGCGAGATCAGCCTGAACAAAGCGCATCCCGCTCGCTGCGAGTTCAGCGCCCACGGTTTGATTGCGGCCCAGCGCCGTGACCTCCCAGCCCCTGCTGATCAAGGTCTCGGCCAGGTGGCGCCCCAGGAATCCGGTGGCTCCGGTCACCAGTGCTTTCACGTTCAGTATTCCAGCAAGACGGCGCCAACCGAAAAGCCCGCCGACGTTCCCAGCAGCAACACCCGATCGCCCCGCTTCAGCCGCTCGCTCTGAATGGCTTCATGCAGCGCGGTGGGGATCGAGGCGGCAATCATGTTCCCGTGGGTGGGCGCAATCACCATCCAGCGATCTTCGGGAATTTTCAAGCGGCGCTGCACCAGCCACAAGGCGGCCAGACTGGCCTGATGCGGCACCACCAGGTGAATGTCATCCAGGGTCAGCCCTGTGGGGGCCAGCAGACGCTCAACAAACCCCGGTAAGACCTGGGCGCTGAGCTTGAAAATGGCCTTGCCGTCCATTTCAAAGGTGCAATGGGCGTCAATGAAGCTCGCGAGATCCCCCTCAAAGCGCCTCGGGTGATAGCGACTGCCCCCGGCGCGTGCCTGGGAGAGTTCCGCGGCCGAACTATAGGTCTCCATGCGCGAAGCGAGGATGGCGGAGCCGTCGTTCGCCTCCGAACGGGCGATGACGGCGGCGGCCGCGCCGTCACCAAATATGGTGGCACTCTCCTTGTCATCCCAGTTGAGGGCAATCGAGGCGATTTCACTGGACACCAACAACACCCGCCGGTAGCGCCCCAGTTGAAGCGCATCGGCCATAAGGTCCAGCCCCACCACGAAACTCAAACAGGTGGAGTCGATGTCAAAGGCCGGCACGCCGGAATCCGCTTGCCCCATGGCCCGTTGAATCAACGCGGCGGTGCAAGGAATGCCCTGTTCGCGTGAGCCACTCACCCCCACCAGGCAATCAATATCCGAGAAGTTCAGGCCAGCCGCCTCCAGCGCGGCCTTGGCTGCCTTGGCTCCCATCTCGGAGGCCGTTTCCGGCCCCGCGAAGTGCCGAACCATGACGCCCGAGTGCCGTTCCACCCAGCCTGCTTCCAGGCCCAGCCGACTTTCAAGCTCGGCGGCCGTGACGCGCTCGGCCGGCAGATACTTGCCAGTTCCCAGAATTTTGACGTTACGAGCCTGCATGAAACACCTCCGGGACGGCGCCGACCTGAGACGTGATGAACGTCAACAAGGAACCCACCGTG from Candidatus Sericytochromatia bacterium includes:
- a CDS encoding MBL fold metallo-hydrolase; its protein translation is MESPTSLRFFVIAAGHCTHSEHMVLAGGRRGPICFPSLVGVMVHPKHGVALFDAGYARRFLTRCDNFPYSLYARVTPVTLRPEQTAVAQLQALGIHAAEVKTIFISHFHADHIAGIADFPHARVVCARAGYESIRGKRGFRALAKAFLPDLLPKDLEARASYVEDFSERALPDALLPFQRAHDPFGDGSVLVVPLPGHADGHVGLFLPGLAQPTFLVGDACWLAKSFRDNIQPHPIATLLFSDRHAYRQTLGRLHTLHGRQSGVRIIPSHCLATFEALPEAVRPLQSAPFDQRAEQTR
- a CDS encoding beta-ketoacyl-ACP synthase III, with protein sequence MQARNVKILGTGKYLPAERVTAAELESRLGLEAGWVERHSGVMVRHFAGPETASEMGAKAAKAALEAAGLNFSDIDCLVGVSGSREQGIPCTAALIQRAMGQADSGVPAFDIDSTCLSFVVGLDLMADALQLGRYRRVLLVSSEIASIALNWDDKESATIFGDGAAAAVIARSEANDGSAILASRMETYSSAAELSQARAGGSRYHPRRFEGDLASFIDAHCTFEMDGKAIFKLSAQVLPGFVERLLAPTGLTLDDIHLVVPHQASLAALWLVQRRLKIPEDRWMVIAPTHGNMIAASIPTALHEAIQSERLKRGDRVLLLGTSAGFSVGAVLLEY
- a CDS encoding NAD-dependent epimerase/dehydratase family protein; translated protein: MNVKALVTGATGFLGRHLAETLISRGWEVTALGRNQTVGAELAASGMRFVQADLADEAAVVAACAGQDTVFHAGALSSPWGPYAAFHRANVLGTRHVIAGCRRHHVQRLIHVSTPSLYFTGSDRLNIRESEPLPPRFVNAYAQTKFLAENEIDRAFEQGLPVITIRPRGIFGPGDTAIMPRLIRAARRGVLPIFGSGDAQVDVTHVDNVVAALLQCQRAPAGALGGKYNITNGEPRAVLPFLQQVFAALGIPFQPLRIPLPLALTLAGCLETGARLWGGNEPVLTRYAVGLLGTSQTLDLTAARQQLGYEPTVSLEQGIERYARWWKAQQASVSS